From a single Lolium rigidum isolate FL_2022 chromosome 7, APGP_CSIRO_Lrig_0.1, whole genome shotgun sequence genomic region:
- the LOC124670076 gene encoding heavy metal-associated isoprenylated plant protein 28-like → MGDMQIVLAGGKIEAQHVEMKVPLYSYGCEKKIKKALSGLKGIHSVEVDYQQQKVTVWGICNRNDVLAAVRRKRRAALFWGADQADLSEDARLGDAPKHYLRAFTAYRSRKSWKKLFPMIRL, encoded by the exons ATGGGCGACATGCAGATCGTGCTGGCGGGGGGAAAGATCGAGGCGCAGCACGTGGAGATGAAGGTCCCCCTCTACTCCTACGGCTGCGAGAAGAAGATCAAGAAGGCGCTCTCGGGTCTCAAAG GGATACACTCGGTTGAGGTGGATTACCAGCAGCAGAAGGTGACGGTGTGGGGGATATGCAACCGGAACGACGTGCTGGCGGCCGTCCGGCGGAAGCGGCGAGCGGCGCTGTTCTGGGGCGCGGACCAGGCGGATCTGAGCGAGGACGCCAGGCTCGGGGATGCCCCGAAGCACTACCTGCGAGCTTTCACCGCGTACAGGAGTAGGAAGTCGTGGAAGAAGCTCTTCCCCATGATCCGGCTGTAA